In Luteolibacter arcticus, the following proteins share a genomic window:
- a CDS encoding CotH kinase family protein gives MKLHLSVAAALLSPLLAQQPPEGGPPGGFPGRGGPMMQEDRKVLHQFDKDSNQRLDKDERAAARKFLKANPGPQRGGPRGGFRGGPGGFGPREEETPVTPGARISPADIKPASGDLYAANTLRTIFLDFENADWEAELEAFHSTDVEVPATMTVDGKSYPGVGIHFRGMSSYMMVPAGKKRSLNVAIDFTEKKQRLEGYKTLNLLNSNGDGSFLSAVLYSHIARQYIAAPKVNLVRVVINGENWGVYVNQQQFNKDFIQENFRTSKGARWKVPGSPNGQGGLDYIGDNIEDYKKRYEMKSGDDDDWKSLIQLCKTLSETPSDQLEAAVSPLLDIDSVLWFLALDCGLLNSDGYWTRASDYSLYRDKEGRFHLIPGDMNEAFRAAGGPGFGGPRGGGGRGPGGPPQPQGQPDEAPRPQAAAPQGGGVKLDPLTGLDDAKKPLRSKLLAVPALRERYLTNVRTLADKDLDWKNLGTVVAGYRELAGKELAADTRKTSTTAEFDNLTSDAPAEAEAPRGFGHGGMPLKTFADQRRAYLLSLPGTTEHQGK, from the coding sequence ATGAAACTTCACCTTTCCGTCGCCGCCGCTCTTCTCTCTCCCCTGCTTGCCCAACAACCGCCCGAAGGTGGTCCGCCCGGTGGATTCCCCGGTCGCGGCGGTCCGATGATGCAAGAGGATCGCAAGGTCCTCCACCAATTCGACAAGGACTCCAACCAGCGCCTCGACAAGGACGAGCGCGCCGCCGCCCGCAAATTTCTCAAGGCAAACCCGGGCCCACAACGCGGCGGACCACGGGGTGGTTTTCGCGGCGGTCCCGGCGGTTTCGGCCCGCGCGAAGAAGAGACACCAGTCACGCCCGGCGCCCGCATTTCTCCCGCCGACATAAAGCCGGCATCCGGTGACCTCTATGCCGCGAATACCCTGCGGACGATCTTCCTCGATTTCGAAAACGCCGACTGGGAAGCCGAGCTCGAAGCCTTCCACAGCACCGATGTCGAAGTGCCCGCCACCATGACGGTCGATGGCAAAAGCTATCCCGGCGTCGGCATCCACTTCCGCGGCATGTCGAGCTACATGATGGTGCCCGCCGGCAAGAAGCGCTCGCTCAATGTCGCGATCGACTTCACCGAGAAGAAGCAACGCCTGGAGGGATACAAGACCCTCAATCTTCTCAACAGCAACGGCGACGGCAGCTTCCTCAGCGCGGTGCTCTATTCACACATCGCGCGACAATACATCGCCGCGCCGAAGGTCAACCTCGTGCGCGTCGTGATCAATGGCGAGAACTGGGGCGTCTATGTGAACCAGCAGCAGTTCAACAAAGACTTCATCCAGGAAAACTTCCGCACCTCGAAGGGCGCTCGCTGGAAAGTCCCCGGCTCCCCGAATGGCCAAGGCGGTCTCGATTACATCGGCGACAACATCGAGGACTACAAGAAGCGCTACGAGATGAAGTCGGGCGATGACGACGATTGGAAGTCGCTCATCCAGCTCTGCAAGACCCTCTCGGAAACACCCTCCGACCAACTCGAAGCCGCCGTCTCCCCCCTCCTCGATATTGACAGCGTCCTCTGGTTCCTCGCCCTCGATTGCGGCCTGCTGAATAGCGACGGCTACTGGACTCGCGCCAGCGACTACAGCCTCTATCGCGACAAGGAAGGCAGGTTCCACCTGATCCCCGGCGACATGAATGAAGCCTTCCGCGCTGCCGGCGGCCCCGGCTTTGGCGGACCGCGAGGTGGCGGCGGACGCGGCCCCGGCGGCCCACCGCAACCACAAGGCCAGCCCGATGAAGCACCACGCCCTCAAGCCGCAGCCCCGCAAGGAGGCGGCGTGAAGCTCGATCCCCTCACTGGCCTCGACGATGCGAAGAAGCCACTGCGCTCGAAGCTGCTCGCCGTCCCCGCCTTGCGCGAACGCTATCTAACAAATGTCCGCACGCTCGCCGACAAGGATCTCGATTGGAAGAACCTCGGCACAGTGGTGGCAGGTTACCGCGAGTTGGCCGGCAAGGAACTCGCCGCGGACACGCGCAAGACCTCCACCACGGCGGAGTTCGACAACCTCACCTCCGACGCGCCCGCCGAAGCGGAAGCACCGCGCGGCTTCGGTCACGGCGGCATGCCCCTCAAGACCTTCGCCGACCAGCGCCGGGCCTATCTCCTCTCACTGCCCGGGACGACCGAGCATCAAGGGAAGTGA
- a CDS encoding pyridoxal phosphate-dependent aminotransferase, which translates to MDSISSRIQEVTPSLTLAVTNQAKAMLARGEEVYGLAGGEPEVDTPEHIKAAAIVALQQGKTKYTPSGGIPELRDALAAKLIADNDLAYDPKQICVTAGAKMACFNAILAVVEEGDEVIIPTPYWVSYPEMVKIAGGKPVLVETQESNGWKMTAEQFEAAMTPATKMVILNSPSNPTGAIYTEKELRDIGEVALSEDIVILSDEIYEKLVYGDNKHVSIASLSQELYDLTITVNGFSKAYSMTGWRLGYTAAPKPLADAIDKIQNHTVSNATTFCQYAAIAALQGDQTFISDLRDEYDVKRQFMFQRLKGIHNIRVVEPKGAFYFFIYTGQLGLKSMNLTDKLLSRYKVAAVPGIAFGYDDGIRMSYCTTLDVLNEGLTRFEQFCREH; encoded by the coding sequence ATGGACAGCATTTCATCCCGAATCCAAGAGGTTACCCCTTCCCTCACCCTGGCCGTCACCAACCAGGCCAAGGCCATGCTCGCCCGCGGCGAGGAAGTCTACGGACTGGCCGGCGGCGAACCCGAGGTCGATACCCCGGAGCATATCAAGGCTGCCGCCATCGTCGCCCTCCAGCAGGGCAAGACCAAGTACACCCCGTCCGGCGGTATCCCGGAGCTGCGCGACGCGCTCGCTGCCAAGCTCATCGCCGACAACGATCTGGCCTACGACCCGAAGCAAATCTGCGTCACCGCCGGTGCCAAGATGGCCTGCTTCAATGCCATCCTCGCCGTCGTCGAGGAAGGCGATGAAGTCATCATCCCCACCCCTTACTGGGTCAGCTACCCGGAAATGGTGAAGATCGCCGGCGGCAAGCCGGTCCTCGTCGAGACCCAGGAGTCCAACGGCTGGAAGATGACCGCCGAGCAATTCGAGGCCGCCATGACCCCGGCCACCAAGATGGTCATCCTCAACTCACCTTCCAACCCGACCGGCGCGATCTACACCGAGAAGGAACTGCGCGACATCGGCGAAGTCGCCCTTTCGGAAGACATCGTGATCCTTTCCGACGAGATCTACGAAAAGCTCGTCTATGGCGACAACAAGCACGTCTCGATCGCCTCGCTTAGCCAGGAACTCTACGACCTGACGATCACCGTCAACGGCTTCTCGAAGGCCTACTCGATGACCGGCTGGCGCCTCGGCTACACCGCCGCACCGAAGCCGCTCGCGGATGCGATCGACAAGATCCAGAACCACACGGTTTCCAACGCCACCACCTTCTGCCAGTACGCCGCGATCGCCGCGCTGCAGGGCGACCAGACCTTCATCAGCGACCTGCGCGACGAGTATGACGTGAAGCGCCAGTTCATGTTCCAGCGCCTCAAGGGTATCCACAATATCCGCGTCGTGGAGCCGAAGGGTGCCTTCTACTTCTTCATCTACACCGGCCAGCTCGGCCTGAAGTCGATGAACCTGACCGACAAGCTGCTGAGCCGCTACAAGGTGGCCGCCGTTCCAGGCATCGCCTTCGGCTACGACGATGGCATCCGCATGAGCTACTGCACCACGCTGGACGTGCTCAACGAAGGCCTCACCCGCTTCGAGCAATTCTGCCGCGAGCATTGA